A single window of Anopheles moucheti chromosome 2, idAnoMoucSN_F20_07, whole genome shotgun sequence DNA harbors:
- the LOC128304105 gene encoding torso-like protein yields the protein MTQTTAHDHDHHHHAGTSVPAPTPPNGRSFAPSLAGFLLIVAGLVVCGLPDECTGAQRESQLRLGKAVNVFLRYGYLSISMKVISYNDSERWLFKEPTNNVFKGLDLLKTEVYEIKPGIFNGDFHMEFCDNRRQLFQAYFRDFQIERLDSSWRAYTEGWHPEVAAKKLGIQSKYLERDEYCYVLVRVSRYRDSARFAKPIPPNQTIEPEVSRKAQSVVVGDTTSAVQFMNQYGTHYINAYVTGNSLYQVFVFSKRNYAHVKEKLKSTGTLQVSKVDLYEHFAPWFVEHMGKIRCASGNASVEAWASRKLRLSYYVFTYSSLLKLHGDGALLRILSELLQNEAILQLDLRSLGVVFKDPAKRAWYREILDNYLKLWEVNM from the exons ATGACGCAAACTACAgcacacgatcacgatcatcaCCACCATGCAGGGACATCGGTGCCGgcaccaacaccaccgaaTGGGCGATCGTTTGCGCCATCGTTGGCGGGGTTTCTGCTGATCGTGGCCGGGCTGGTAGTGTGCGGTTTGCCCGACGAATGTACTGGCGCCCAGCGGGAATCGCAGCTGCGGCTGGGGAAAGCGGTAAACGTTTTCCTGCGCTATGGTTATCTGTCGATATCGATGAAGGTCATCTCGTACAACGATAGCGAACGATGGCTGTTTAAGGAGCCGACGAACAACGTCTTCAAG GGACTGGATCTGCTGAAGACGGAGGTGTACGAAATAAAGCCGGGCATCTTCAATGGCGACTTCCACATGGAGTTTTGCGACAATCGGCGCCAGCTGTTCCAGGCATACTTCCGTGACTTCCAGATCGAACGCTTGGACAGTTCGTGGCGGGCGTACACCGAAGGATGGCACCCGGAGGTGGCAGCCAAAAAGCTAGGCATCCAAAGCAAGTACCTCGAGCGGGACGAGTACTGTTACGTACTGGTCCGGGTGTCCCGTTACCGTGACAGTGCCCGGTTTGCGAAACCGATCCCGCCGAACCAGACGATCGAACCGGAGGTGTCGCGCAAGGCGCAGAGTGTCGTCGTCGGCGACACGACGTCCGCGGTACAGTTCATGAATCAGTACGGGACGCACTATATCAATGCGTACGTGACAGGCAATTCGCTCTATCAGGTGTTTGTGTTCAGCAAGCGCAATTACGCGCACGTGAAGGAAAAGCTCAAAAGCACCGGTACCTTACAGGTGTCGAAGGTAGATCTGTACGAACACTTTGCGCCCTGGTTTGTGGAGCACATGGGCAAGATACGGTGCGCCAGTGGCAATGCGTCCGTCGAAGCATGGGCCTCCCGGAAGTTGCGGCTTTCGTACTACGTGTTCACCTACAGCAGTCTGCTAAAGCTGCACGGTGACGGTGCGCTGCTGCGGATACTCAGCGAACTACTGCAGAACGAGGCCATCCTACAGCTGGACCTGCGCTCACTTGGCGTCGTTTTTAAGGATCCGGCCAAGCGAGCGTGGTACAGGGAAATACTGGACAACTATCTCAAACTCTGGGAAGTCAATATGTAG